A stretch of DNA from ANME-2 cluster archaeon:
GTTTTTGTGGAATATAAATAATATTATTTCTTTTAATTATATCTTTTAAATAAAAATGGGTGTATATAATCCAGAAATTATTCAATATCCTCACCAGTAACAAGTGAAAATTCACCAGTAAGTACAACCTTCAGGATATCCCCCTCTGTAGTGACATCATACTGACTAAAACCGCGCTCTGAACCACTCAAGGCCAATTCATTAACATGTGCCGCACTCTCAGCAGACGGATTATAATAAATCGTCGTCCTGGTAAATGAGCCGTCATCATTCCTGTGCAACCCCATGTAATACAGGTCCGCAAATCCAACCCGGGAGTTTACAACCTGGAATTCGGAATAATCATCAGAATAATTAAGCACGGGCCTGAAAGCATCATAAGCAGTTGGTGGAACAGCAAAGCTTTCAATGATAGATATAACGGCTTCTGCTGATTCGCTTGTTGGTGTGAAAATTGTCGGCTCGCCCATGACATTAGTACCGGTTGTATCAAGTCGTGACAGGAGAAGGTACTGGTTATCACTTGAAGGTAATCCGATATATTCAAAGGATACTATTTTCGGGGTCATAGTGCTAAGCAGCAGGAACTCATTATTGAGGTCCTGGGAAAAATAGATATGTTTAGAAGAGGTCATGTACAGGTTGTCCACTTCCACCTTATTCCGCACATAAACAGTGGTCAGGTTCAAGGGTAGTTGCTCGTTCCATAGTTCCGGGGCAGTGGACTCGATATATTTCACATCCAGGAATTGGGCAACAAAGGTTTGCGGGTTTGACATCTGCAGCCCGTCTGCAATAGAATTAAAGCTGTGGAATACCTGCTTTCCGCCAACATTGAAATACTCATTGTCGGGATAATTAATATCTGTTTGGTCATTATTCTGGTCATTTGAATCGTCAGAGCCTATGAAATAAGCAACAGAAGATAGGATCATTGACAATATCATAAATGCAGCTATGAACTGGACACCCATTTTTTGATTCATTTTCAACCGTTCCTCTTATTGTGGTCACTAATGTTTGAGCATATATAATAATTGTTTGTTTTATGATAATGTATACTGAAAAGTGATATTTTAAGGATCATAAAATATACTGTGCTATCAGGTTTACAATCTTGTAAACTTTTCATTTTAAAATTTCTAAAATATATTATTACATTGTAAAAAAGGTGTAGTAAGTTATACATTATATATAAAAATAAATGAAGTAAAATTACCTCTTCACTATTGCTTCGGCAATCCTTTCTGGTAATGTATTAAAATTGTCATTGATGCCTTGCAATAACTCTGTATGTTCAGTCAATACTGATGTGTTTTCTTTCAGGTCATTAAGTAACCCTGTATGTTCAGTCAATACTGATGTGTTTTCTTTCAGGTCATTAAGTAACCCTGTATGTTCAGTCAATACTGATGTGTTTTCTTTCAGGTCATTAAGTAACCCTGTATGTTCAGTCAATACTGATGTGTTTTCTTTCAGGTCATTAAGTAACCCTGTGTGGTCAGATAAAATATTAACACCTTTGTCCAGCCTTTCACCAATCTCCCGCATATCACCAGATATAACCCTGCCAAAAGGTGAAGGTAAAATAATATCTTCCTTTATTTCTATGGTTTTTATTTCCGTATCTGGTCGCTTCACTTTTAAATCCTGAATAAATCCATCGATAGCGGATTCCAGCCCACCGGCCATTAACCCGACAGTATCTATACTAATATTAAAAACATATCCTGCCAAGCCCCTGGATAATCCATAACCTTCTACTAACTTTCTATATCCTACCATATTGACATTGCCTTTAACAATGGCCTGGATGTTTTTTACATTGTTCATTAATATCCTAATTGAATTTTAGAGTATAATAGTTTTGCCTCACCCTCCAACCCTTTTTGAAATAATATTGAGCTAAACAAACAACCATGGTCGAATGCCCAATGCATTAAGCATGAAATAATACAAGATTAATGTAGACAGATATTTCACAGATTTATCTCAGCCACACTTGAGATTAAGGACTATTTCGCACCAAATAATCAGAATAAAGCAGATCGAATAATTATTTGGATGTCATAAAGCTTATATATATTGTACGTATTTATACAACAATGTATATTATTGTACATCAAATATAGGTGATATTAATGATCGAATTCATCCAGAAAATTACAGCCGGAGAAAACCTTACATCAGAAGAATCGAGATCAGCCATCAACAGCATATTCACTGATGCCACCGACGCCCAGATAGGGGCATTCCTCACAGCCCTCAAAATGAAAGGCGAAACAGCAGAAGAGATCGCAGGCATGGCCATGGGTATGAAGGAAGCCGCAAACACCATCAACCCCAAGGTCAGCGGCACGCTGGTTGATACCTGCGGCACAGGCGGCGATTCATCCCACACCATCAATATCAGTACAGCCTCGGCCATTATCACATCGGCTGCCGGAGTGCCTGTGGCAAAGCACGGCAACTATTCCATCACATCAAAATCAGGAAGTGCAGACGTATTAAAAGAACTAGGCGTGAACATAGACCTGCCGCCAAAAAAGGTGGAGGAATCCATAGAAAAAGCAGGCATCGGGTTCATGCTTGCCCCTGTGTTCCATCCATCCATGAAACGTGTAGGCGGACCAAGAAAGGAACTGGGAATAAGGACAGTCTTCAACATCCTTGGCCCATTGACAAACCCTGCCAATGCCAAGTCCCAGGTTATAGGCGTATTTGATGAGTCATTATGCGAGACCATGGCAAATGTACTAAAAATCCTGGGAACCAGGCGGGCCTTTGTGGTACATGGAAGCGGCCTTGACGAGATATCCAACATCGACACCACTACAGTGGCAGAACTTAACAACGGCAACATCCGGACTTATTCACTGTCACCCGAAGAACTGGGGTTCGACAGGGCAACAATAGCAGATATCAGGGGCGATACCCCCCAGAAGAACGCTGCTGATATTGTGAAGATATTACAGGGGCAGAAAGGACCAAAAAGGGATATCGTGGTCATGAACTCTGCTGCAGCGCTGGTCGTGGGTGGTAAGGCATCTGACATAAAAGACGGTGTAGAACTGGCACAGCAGACCATTGACAGCGGTGCAGCTCTGGAGAAGCTGAAAAGTTTCGTAGAAGTGGCAGGCGACACAGGACAGCTTGGAAAATATATCTCATAAGATATAATCGATTGAAGGAGTCTTGTGAAGTTCCATGCACAAACCGGAAAATGACCAGATACAGCAATACCAAACCTTGCCCATCCCCAGGGTCAAGATCTGCGGGATGAAAGACCTGGATTCTGTAATGACGGCTGTGAAATACGGGGCTGATGCGGTAGGTTTTATCACCGAGGTACCTGTTAGTACGCCGCGAAAGATAGACAGGGAAACAGCCAGGGAACTGGTAGACTCCACACCTCCGTTTGTGAGTACAGTGATGGTCTGCATGCCGGATAGCCTTGATAATGCCCTTGAACTAACCGGTTTCGTTCAGCCTGATGCCGTGCAGGTTCACAGTTACATGTCACAGGAAGACCTCAGGTCCCTCAAGGAGAATACTGGCGTGAAGCTCATCAAGACCATACATATTGATGGCGGAACTGATGTGGGTAGTGCTGTAGATGAAATTAACGAACTGGACAATATTGTTGATGCAATTTTGCTTGATACTAAAATAGACGGTAAGACCGGGGGTACAGGGACTGTCCATGACTGGGCCAGGAGTGCCGAAATTACCCTGCACTCGTCCCTGCCTGTTGTACTGGCCGGGGGTCTCAATTTCGGTAATGTGGCAGATGCTATCAGGACCGTACGGCCCTATGGTGTGGATACAGCATCGGGAGTTGAGACAGGGAGTGTAAAGGATGAGGATAAAGTAATGATGTTCATCAATAATGCGAGGTTAGTTCAATGAATGCAATAAATGCAACGAACGCAATGAACAGCGTGCAGCTTGACCTGACTGAGACACAATTCTGCGAACTGGCAGCAGGGGAAAGACCCGCCATAATCCAGTTAAGTGCAAAGATTCCTGCACCCTGTACTCCGTTCCAGTTATACAGTGCCATGAAGGAACAAAACAGTGGAGTATGCAGGTATTCGTACCTCCTGGAATCTTTCCTGGAATCTGTGGGAAAGGAACAGCGTCATGCCCGGTTCTCCTTTGTGGGTTCTGATCCTGATGCCGTGGTTACGGTAAAGGATAGGAGAGTGACACTGGAATATCCTGCACAGACTCCCATGATACAGCATGTAAAAGGAAACCTTGCGAAGGTATGCTATACCAACGGGAATAGCGAGGGACAGGAGGGTGAGATCAAGCCGGGATATGATACACTGGATGCTGTACGCTCGGCATTTCCGGCAAGTGGTGCAGTATTCCTGAACAGTACATCCTTTGACCGCCAGACATTCATGGGCGGTGCAATCGGATTCAATGCTTATGACCTGGTGTACGATTGCTGGCTGGACAGGCAGCAGGCCCATACGTCGGATTTCCCTGATGCCCAGTTCGCACTGGTGAGTAAAACCGCTGTTTTCGACCACCTGGGCGATACTGTACATGTGGTGTTAACCCCGTTCATCGGGAAAGATGATGATGCCGCATACATCTACCACCAGGCTGTTGAAGATGCCGCCAGCATGCTGGCTTTGATGCATCAGGCAGGGAAAGTTGAATTCTCAATATATGATGTATGTCCAATTGATGATCCTTCATGTAATATGACAAGGTCACAATATGAAGATTCTGTGAAAAAGGCAAGGCAGCATATCATTGA
This window harbors:
- a CDS encoding acylphosphatase — its product is MNNVKNIQAIVKGNVNMVGYRKLVEGYGLSRGLAGYVFNISIDTVGLMAGGLESAIDGFIQDLKVKRPDTEIKTIEIKEDIILPSPFGRVISGDMREIGERLDKGVNILSDHTGLLNDLKENTSVLTEHTGLLNDLKENTSVLTEHTGLLNDLKENTSVLTEHTGLLNDLKENTSVLTEHTELLQGINDNFNTLPERIAEAIVKR
- the trpD gene encoding anthranilate phosphoribosyltransferase, with product MIEFIQKITAGENLTSEESRSAINSIFTDATDAQIGAFLTALKMKGETAEEIAGMAMGMKEAANTINPKVSGTLVDTCGTGGDSSHTINISTASAIITSAAGVPVAKHGNYSITSKSGSADVLKELGVNIDLPPKKVEESIEKAGIGFMLAPVFHPSMKRVGGPRKELGIRTVFNILGPLTNPANAKSQVIGVFDESLCETMANVLKILGTRRAFVVHGSGLDEISNIDTTTVAELNNGNIRTYSLSPEELGFDRATIADIRGDTPQKNAADIVKILQGQKGPKRDIVVMNSAAALVVGGKASDIKDGVELAQQTIDSGAALEKLKSFVEVAGDTGQLGKYIS
- a CDS encoding phosphoribosylanthranilate isomerase, with product MHKPENDQIQQYQTLPIPRVKICGMKDLDSVMTAVKYGADAVGFITEVPVSTPRKIDRETARELVDSTPPFVSTVMVCMPDSLDNALELTGFVQPDAVQVHSYMSQEDLRSLKENTGVKLIKTIHIDGGTDVGSAVDEINELDNIVDAILLDTKIDGKTGGTGTVHDWARSAEITLHSSLPVVLAGGLNFGNVADAIRTVRPYGVDTASGVETGSVKDEDKVMMFINNARLVQ
- the trpE gene encoding anthranilate synthase component I, giving the protein MNSVQLDLTETQFCELAAGERPAIIQLSAKIPAPCTPFQLYSAMKEQNSGVCRYSYLLESFLESVGKEQRHARFSFVGSDPDAVVTVKDRRVTLEYPAQTPMIQHVKGNLAKVCYTNGNSEGQEGEIKPGYDTLDAVRSAFPASGAVFLNSTSFDRQTFMGGAIGFNAYDLVYDCWLDRQQAHTSDFPDAQFALVSKTAVFDHLGDTVHVVLTPFIGKDDDAAYIYHQAVEDAASMLALMHQAGKVEFSIYDVCPIDDPSCNMTRSQYEDSVKKARQHIIDGDIFQVVLSRRYEIKLEQTPVELYRRLREVNPSPYMYLLEFDGTGIIGASPETLMTVHNRKLITNPIAGTCPRGSTPEEDEQLGHEMLGDEKERAEHVMLVDLGRNDVRMVSGPGTVKVEDFMSVLKYSHLQHIESTVTGMLRDDCDQFDAARAIFPAGTLSGAPKIRAMEIIDDMETTARGIYGGGVGYYSLDGNADFAIVIRTVIMKDQKAYIQAGAGIVADSDPAYEYNETERKMAAMMKAIGGKA